The window ttttttgttttatttcattggacgtaatttatatacaatatatgttttactatatgcataataaataaatttttatttgtttatatgaatttataggtatatatatttcttaggacactaaattaataaataatcttttccATTAAGAGAGacgaattcttctttttacatttgtttattatacaaaaatatataattacatttttgaaaaaattttcgtttaaaccatcttaaataatgaatatgcaattattttatatataatttatttaatagtaaatattaaaaattaacttttctatattatttgttcatttattcgctctctgatttatataaaaaaaaaaatggcatacatcgttatcgttaatcttcgattttttttttaattctcatatatttatctatatgtaaaaatctttactttttatacatttgtatatatgtaaaaattcttgcttctcatacatatatgtatacgtaaaaatttttactctttatacataatgtatacataaacatttttacttctcatacatttatgtatatgtaaaaattagtttttaattagtctgtatatttacaaattacaCTGTTTactacttttcattttatacttttcattGGTTAGAATGAAGTATCATACTATATTAAAGCTGTTTGAAGATCATAtgagaattaattataatttaattaactacatgtgtatatattaactGCATGTAATATCAATACGTGGATAATGGAAATTCAAAATTCGTTGACAAAGAATGGTAAAAAGATAATGAGTACATcatctatttaaaaagaatgaacTTCAAGAATAATAGCTGCTGCGATTATTCTttactaattatatattatatatatcaaatatttcggAATACATACGAGAAATGTATATAAGATTGTTCAAGGAAAcgcatttattaaatttaaagtgaatgattattatttctttataaagagTTTAtggaaagaataatttttataaaagaagcGAATGCATACTTTTAAAAGTTTacacatatttcatttttatccgtAGAATTATTAGAAACGTCGATTGTAACGAGAATTAATTTTTGGATCAACATGTATAGATAATTAcgttttttgtaaaaaaaaattaacttttgtgatatacataaaaattcgATGATACTTTAAATACAAAAAGGTTAGCGATACTATTCTAGtaagttaaaattttttattttaacctATTTACCGTTaagttaacaatattattctaatatttatatcactttgaagaaaaattgaaagtttattttttttatgtatttaactACCAAAGTGCATAATTCCATCATTCACTTAACTTCAtctaattgataaaaattgactcaacctaataataataatattatgcattataaattttgtattttattaatttgcttATTCCaagattttattcaattattttttgtattttttaaaaatctttctcaAAACGAATGGAAAAGCGACATTTAGCGACATAAAAGCGACAGAAACCTATCGACAACATAGGTaactaaaatttataaaacattgaTTTAGGTACTTGTTTAAGCTCTTGCTTGAGCAAGTTTAACCTTTTCggtgattattaataattatatttatcgaattttatatattataaacgataatagcgatatataATGTTGACACAAAAAATATGTTACAATGGAAGTCGATATATAccaacattaatttatatgcccaaaagaaatattcaaaatatgaGAGATATAGAAGTatttgaagagaaaataagactatctgaacaaaaaaagaaattagaacgAAGACCACCattcttaaaaaatttatttgttggTAAGTTTGACTTCGATTTTATGACCTTTCCTGAACCACAATCTTCTGAAAGGTACAAACAATTTTTTGAATGGATAAAaccatttgaaaattatatatcttccataaatagaaatgaaatatctacAACAGAAGCGtttcaaaaatttaaagaaCTTGATATTTTACGAGCTAGAATAGATGCAAAATATAATGGATTAAATATGTCTGAAGCAGAAACtcttaaaatattagaaactTTAGGATCTATTCCTTGGCTAGCTACAACccttgttaaaaataatattatacctattgatttaatttctaaatttGGTAATGAagcacaaaaaagaaattatttacctAAAATAGGCAATGGAGAATTATTACCAACAGTTTGTATTACTGAAGTTATGAGTGGTCCTAATATGAAAAACATTGAAACCAAAGCATCGCTTTCAGATTGTGGTAATTTTTGGATAATGAATGGGAGGAAAGAATTTGTGGCTAATGGATCAAATTCTAATCTCTTTCTAGTTATTGCTCAATCTgatgaaaagaatttttcatcaAATCTCTTATCCACATATATAGTGGAAAGTAATTATGAAGGCATTACTTGTAGCaatgttattaatacaatAGGTCAGCAGGAAGTACATATTTGTACAATTGACttcaaaaatacatatattcctAAAGCAAATATACTAGGTGAAATGGGTAATGGAAATGATGTTTTATTGGATGTATATACTCCTGGAAACAATAAGGTTGCTGGAGAAGCAATTGGCATTTTACGacattttttgtctttattgaacaaaaatattttaggaAGAAAACATCTTGACAAAAATATGTATGAATTTGAAGCAGTACAAGAAGTTGTTGGATTAATAACATGTAGTTTGTATTGTATGGAAAGTGTTGCATTATTTACTAGTGCAATAGGTGATCTTTATGAAAATCAAGATTTGGAATTAGAAAAGGCTGTAACAGAAACCTATTGTGCCAATGAATgcataaaacaaatttataaaggATTGCAGGTGATTGGAATTGAAAGCTATATGAAAGATAATCCATATATGAAAGTTTATAAGGATGCTTTAGGATTGTCTTTATTTGATGGATCTGCTattgatgaaaaaatatatatagcttTATTAGGTTTGCAATATGTTGGAATAGATTTTCATGAAGATATTGTTAAAACaagaaattatttactaaATCCTATTCACTTtctaaaacaaatattttctaacaaaaaaataaatttatatttgtttgaaTATGCACATTTATCCTTTAAAATGGCATGTTCTTTAATTGAACAATGTCTTCAAATATTAGTAGATATAAGTACAATGTTATTAGAAATGTATGGAACAGAAATATCTTctaaacatattatatta of the Vespa crabro chromosome 4, iyVesCrab1.2, whole genome shotgun sequence genome contains:
- the LOC124423701 gene encoding complex I assembly factor ACAD9, mitochondrial, which translates into the protein MLTQKICYNGSRYIPTLIYMPKRNIQNMRDIEVFEEKIRLSEQKKKLERRPPFLKNLFVGKFDFDFMTFPEPQSSERYKQFFEWIKPFENYISSINRNEISTTEAFQKFKELDILRARIDAKYNGLNMSEAETLKILETLGSIPWLATTLVKNNIIPIDLISKFGNEAQKRNYLPKIGNGELLPTVCITEVMSGPNMKNIETKASLSDCGNFWIMNGRKEFVANGSNSNLFLVIAQSDEKNFSSNLLSTYIVESNYEGITCSNVINTIGQQEVHICTIDFKNTYIPKANILGEMGNGNDVLLDVYTPGNNKVAGEAIGILRHFLSLLNKNILGRKHLDKNMYEFEAVQEVVGLITCSLYCMESVALFTSAIGDLYENQDLELEKAVTETYCANECIKQIYKGLQVIGIESYMKDNPYMKVYKDALGLSLFDGSAIDEKIYIALLGLQYVGIDFHEDIVKTRNYLLNPIHFLKQIFSNKKINLYLFEYAHLSFKMACSLIEQCLQILVDISTMLLEMYGTEISSKHIILQRLADITIQLYVTITVVTRASRSYCTGIRNAEQERYIAMYIAQQAFKEVLLLKDIIINNELLQNDRTLEKLSESAFHYKGYMCEHPLKRNL